TAGGTTCTAGGATCGTAAAATTTATTGTGCATGAGTGAAGATTTTATTTCACATGAAAATTTGATTCGTCGATGAATTTTTTGTGGTATACCTAAAAATGTCAGTTCTACGTTTACAATCAATTGAatcatatttaattcaatttcaaaCTACAACAGATCGAATGAACCCATTGTTGAAGGTTGTATCAAAAATTGATGTGAAAGAGAGTATACAAGATGTTCGACGTGCAATGATCGTAGTTTTGATGAAAATGATATTTATTTTATCcgatttgttatgtatttgataGATCTATAACTCTTTTGTAGAAGTCGTACGACTTTATATCAATAAACtaattttagttcaaaaaaagGTACTCCCTCTGTTACTAAATTTTCTTCCCGTTTCTATTTCGGACGTTCCTAAATGTTCTTCCCAATTTGAATCTATACTATTTTCGGACATACTTTtttcccaaaatacccttatatCCCCTTctatttaccaaaatacctaaaaatTCTACCCTTATTCTAACCTAAAATTCCCCACCTCCCTTATTTTATCCATTAACCATTCCCCGTAaaccactctctcacctccatTTAACCCATCATTTTCACATCTTTCTCCTCATTTCTCTCATTCTTCCTCCCacattttttctctctcctccaaaaacTCTCTGATTTCTCAACTGTTCTTTATTTCTCACCTTCTTCCTCTCacgtttttctctctctcctccaaaatctCTCTGACAAATCAAAACTCTAAATTTCTCTCTTCTCCAAAATCTTTGTGTTCTTCAAATATGAAGGTTTTCGACAAATGACAACCATGAAATCGAATTTAAATGGTGAAATTCTAGATCTCTgccgcaaccaccaccacctcaactACACCTCCACCGCCTCCACCACCACACTTCGGAAAAAAAACTCTAGCTcaaggctttagatggtgaaattcgaccataaaaattctagatctagagttttcatggtcgaatttgacctctaaatccTCAAAATCGTGAATTGATGGTGAAATTTGACGGGtagaattttcttgaatttttcgattttttattTCCTCTAATGTTTCTTTTTTTATGGGTATTTTATGTTTCGATTTTTATGGGTCATTATTTCTGGGTAATCCTCAAAAAAATTCGGTTTCTTTGGGTTGATGTTCGAATTTTTCTTGGTTGATGTTTCTTATGTTCTGGGTTGATTTTTCAAATTTTGGGTTGATCTTTATTTCTAAGTTCATGCATATTTCGAATTTTATGGgttgaattttcttgaattttcttgaattttcaatgaattttcttgaatttttgttgaattgtcACTGAATTTTACTGAATTTTTGTTGAAtacttttgttgaatttttgttGAATAATCCACACGGAGAATCGTTGAAtttgttgaataattttagttgattaatctctgaatttttgttgattaatcTCTGATTTTcgtagaattgttgttgaattttcttgaatttttgtTGCTAATTATTTATGGGTTCATATACTGAATTTTTGGGTTAATgttcttgaattttttgggttaattttatttgtgggttaattttcttgaattttttgcTAATTATTTATGGGTTCATTTTCGTAGAATTGTTGCCAAATTTTGTTCATGTTTGTGTGTTAATTTTATGTTCTGAATTTTGGGGTTAATTTTATTgttacattttaaaaaaaaattgttcatttTGTGTGTAATCAGTGAGAGAGACGAGAAGATGATGTtaatgatgacgatgatgatgatgggagGAGGAGGTGTGAAGGTGGAGGAGAGTTTTGAAGAGGTAGTCTACATCGCTGTCCACCAGCGACAAAAAAACCCCATACCCACCCTAAAAAAAAGTTGGAAAGATGGCCCACACTTAAATAAATGTGTACAAGTGTTGCTAACTCGTTATATACTGTCATCGGTAATACAAGTATTGTCATGTTATATATATACTGTCAttattgtattaaaatactgtcacaacacccaaaaaaagaaaattatgtatacaaatgtaatgaaatagaaaaagtaaagggaccacttaaatgaatggataaaagtgttgcatattaaatgaatggataaaagtatgtatacaagtgttatataagtattATCATCGTTTacataaatactgtcattgttgtcttagaatactgtcattgttgaatCAATTACTGTCATATTGCCGATATTTAGtaatttgtttgacttttcaactcatgtAACGAAAATACAATTTTGCCCTGGGTATGGGGTCTTTTTGTCGCTGGTGGACAACGATGTAACCTGCCTCGAGTTTTGAAGCCATCCTATCTATTTCCATGTTTTTATTCACATGTAATCtgatttttatattaaaatgataaaatatctttgttttaccttatttctttattatttctctctcctacctTTATTCAAGTCTCTTACACAttatcatttctcttacactcaatcattacacatatacccatacaaaccaatattccaGTTTTCTTAATTTTCACCCAAAATTCAAACCGGGAACATCTTTTAGGAACGGATCAGGAAGTAACTCCCTATTTGTTTGACTTTTGGGTGTCCCTCTTGTGAAATAGAAGTACTCTGTACATTTTACTATTATACACTTATTAACTTGATAAATTCATTTAAGTACAAAAAATCTAGAACAAAATATTTCAAACAAAAAGTATATAAACTTTTCATTAATCTaaacatacatatatatatttcatataACCTTTGTTTTATATAATCACAATATTTTATATAAAATGACACACATATATAATACATCATTGTATGCATAAAAACTAGTCTTATACTGATATAGTGATATACTTATGCAATGTTTTCTTCTACACAATATTAAATGCCCTCTTTGATACAAatgaattcaaattaaaatacaAATCCCTTTCTTATGGGACACACAtgaacttgtatacctactACTCCGTGTTCAATAAGCCACAATTATTTACTCCGTATATCGTTATACGTGTTACAATACAGCCCATACGAAAAATTACCAATACGCCCTTGAAGCTATACTTGGTCTTCAATCTTCACATATACGGTCGGGTCTTCAAAGGCACATATTCTTCGGGGTACTCATCAAGATGATCAGCCAACGAGGACTTGTCAATATTCTCACGGTGATAAGATTTACACACAAAATAAAACACTGTTTGGACAACAAGGGCATAGAGGGTAATTAAAGTCCCCCAAAATGCTATAAAGATTTCTAAACAAACACTCTCAATTGTTCCAAATCCAGCCAATTTTTGAACCAATACCGCATTTGGTATTGTACAAAGGAGTATCACCAAAACCATAGCAAATGAAGTTCCCATTTTGCCCTTGATCAATTCCTTGCTTCTCTTCAAGGCTTTAAACCCACGACTCTTCTCTAATACTGAAACAACATTAGCCAATTGCCAGATCATATTCATGTAAGAAATACCCGCCATTAATAAAATAGCTATGGCGATCAACAACAATATTGTTGTCATTCCTATCCCTATTTCCCCACCTTTTGCTACGTAGAACAACATAAAGAATATGATTGTTATTAAGGCAAAAATGAAAAGGTAGACAAACATTATGCAAGTGTTGCATAGAAAAGTGATCGCGAGTCGTTTCCACACCTTTGGAACCACACTCACGACTTTTCTAAACGTAAAATCTCTATCAGAATATATGCAAGCAACTGTGTAGGTGACAACAGAAACGGCAAGTAAATTTAATATGGTGGAAAGCATAATGCAAACCATGCTTATAAGCCAATAATATGTAGGCCATTTTGAAAAGATCCACCTAGAAATCAAAAGATAGGCTAGGGAGAGGCATAATTGAGGAAGTTTAAAGGCAAGGGTGATTTGGATGAATATTTTGGGGCATGTCAAGATAATCTTAAATGACTCCTTGAAGATGCCAAAAAATCCTAGATCATTaatattcatgattttaatttgggaTCCCATTGAGTTTTGGGTTAGAAACTTTTAGGGGCTAAAAGTATAATGAAGTGAGTTTATTagcaaaaaaatatatgtatatataatggAGTTGATTTAATTGTAGACTTTTCAAGTCAAATGAAATTGATCTTTGATTgatctatttttttattattatttgtagcATACTAGCATACTTTATTGACCAATTCTACTCCATTTGTTTTTtcatccaaataaataaatacgtaCTCCATTTGTTAACAGAATAAAATAATACTTCATGAAAAGTGTAATTCATTGGTAATCTTCATGTACTAATTAATTGTTACGATGTTTGGATACACTTTTATGTAATTGTTTCATTCAGAATGTTTGGCAGATCACAAAATGAATTAATGATATACCtccatatttttctttttctttttcctttttttatttttatttgtagTTCATTATTAGATATATTAGAtctcgtgcacgcacggattatgatcatttttttttataaaatatttaactaaatatCCCCAAACTATTGcataatcataaaaaaaaatctgaatatacttatttaaatttattcatgtaatatgcatattatatatgtgtaatatgctaatttgaccaacaTATAAGcgaatatatttttcattattaatgtatcgatttgactaaaatattattaaaaagtATTTAGCAAAGTTATTATTACGTGATCTCTTTattgtcataatttataaactaatacgaagtattttttAACATATATAGATAGTACGTTTATAAAAAGGGtagagaataaaataaaataaaaaatatatttattttaggaaaatattTTGGGCGGAAAAATTTTACACCAGGAAGTAACATGTGTTAATCCTAGCGTCTATTTTAGTATAAAGTAAATAGATAAATAGATTAGTAgcaaaaatcaaattatttttaaaatacgaaGTAGTACATTACCACATGTAAATTATTAGGTGCACTCGGGTGCACTATCCAAGGGTATTTTTATGCCCATGACTCTATTAGTGATCTCTCTCACATTTTCGCCTCACGTATAAGGGACAAATGTGAGAGGGTGGACGGTGCACCCACATAAAAATATATACtttgtgtaacaccccgacaattctctcttttctaaaataatcttttaatataaaacgtagagaattatcaaggcattatcgcccgtgtgaaaacgtaacggcttattcagaattttgcagcggaaaacataaaactaactttaggtttataaataatcgattacagatttagtccAAAACCCATTTAACTGAAATaaagaaatacgaatagtacgacaaatttcaaatttaagttaacaaaccaaatcacttaataaagcaaatctaactacaagctctctaatcccgatccccaatgatgcatcatcttcaaacctgcagatggacaatgcttattgatccttagagactgctcaccaagattgggtcatcacaggatcaataaggcatagccatgatcaacatgcacaagcaaaagcacgtaatcagcaaagctgagtactacatactaaatcaataataatcctaacatgattctattaaacgaacaatcctaacatggtactaaataaaacataagcaaggataatcaagatatattgacttgaagactatatttgactgaactagacttttgtatcattaacattatttaaattgaaatagtcaatggactgagttgtctactagaaacttcttcttcttcactaaggaagacgaggtacgggcgcgactccgtaaaccccaatgacctgcgatatcgagggactttttaaataaaaatagaaccggtgatcaatccggccccagaaaaagccataggctacccatgaccccaactcctgattgtccgtcactttagacgtgcacagtctaaagctattgctactcatttcactttacatgacttaacttttaatacttggttatgactcattaaacataaatatcatattcaacaagtaaacacaacttcttttaaccagtgatcacaacattcaaccaagagccaattccaactattttaatccttcctttatccatatttaaaaacctttattaggtataaggttcaaccaccaaacaaggtcctcggcccttataaagtagtgaaaatctaaagaggaacaacgatcaataaagatctaaaccaatattaaataatataaagttccacaaaaccaacatgcttgcatcaatattccatgctaacatgcatgattcaattcttataaataaagttctatgctcaacgcattaattcaacgacattgaacatgaaattccaacataaacaagttcataaatatattcatcatattctcaatacaacacacatccaagcacacggtatgtacgtaccttgtgtaaacaaactgataagtcactttaacgaattcaaaagtcgcctacaaagaattctccgcctaaaataatcaagaaacgtacccaaatcaattcctaatcatgggcaaccataacaaaacattctaaatgcatcctaaacatatttagaacattccccaatatcaaaacttaaacctttgatttcctagcatcataattattgaattaatgatTCAAATTcattgaaaactcttcgcaaacacCATACTTAGAATTTTCAGCGATATGCATTAATTCCAAACCACTccaaaatatattcaacatacttaaaatcataaagataataatttaataacttataatcatcctaacatgaatttaaaatattagaaccttaaaaTTCGcgctttaaataattcaaattcttgtttcaaaccaattatataatctgaaaattacattattaattaagaaaatatataatctgaaaattcataacttaatcataaaaatcataaatttaattcaagaaacataaattaaattattaaaacgtaattaaaacattaattagttttaagggtTTAGAAATCAACCAAAGGAAAGAGAGGGAAGCTGGCCGACGGCGGGCTGTGCGACGGCGGTGCAGGTGGTCGCCGAGGTTGGGCGACGCTTGCTGATGGTGGCGGTTGTAGGTAGACACGTCGTGGTGGCGAGCAGGCCGACGGTAAGAATCGCGACAAGAACTCGCGACGGCTGTGCTGGTGGCGAGCTTGGTGGTCTCGTTGGTTGTTGTAGGTGGTGGTGAGAGGAGCACTCAAAGGAGGAGGGAGAAATCCACGCGAATTGAAAGAGGAAGAGAGGAAGGAAGGGCGCCGGCTGGTTGGCGGCGGCGGTGCAGCAAGGGTCGACGGCGGTGCTGGTACAGCAGCCACCAAGGAGAGGAGAATTACGAACGTGAAGGTGGAGGTTTTGGGGTTTTTTACGTGAAGCTTGAAGTAGCAGGGGTTTGAGGTTTGCTTTTCCACGTGAAGTTGGATTAGAAAAGGGAGTAGTTTGGGTTTTTGTTATTTGGGCTTCATCTaaatgggctagaattaggattgaAGTTGCTTGAATCCAGAATGGTTAGGATTGCTTTTTAAATTCAaacgaacgtgttttcgtaaaaCGAATTCTTTTCAATGTAAAGTTCTaaaactattttgatttcataaatcgttaaaaaaaatatttaaaatgtaattaactaaaataaatatacgttaattatatatttattattaaaattcaaaaattttatttaaatataaataatatacgttaaaatatattaataaaatttataaatttacgggggattacaatctacccctcttaaagaagtttcgtcccgaaacttgacacgaaatttcccacatatgtttccaaacttttcaacttattcttattgtagaagtactttgtgccactcttgtgcactcttttgccactcttgtgcactcttttgccaactcaaagctgtttgtgttactcatgaacaccttttcttatgcggagaatctatttgctttgcatcaacttgtaaaggttgctaaaaataagcataaaatgcataaaacaaccataaaaataggtaaaaagcgcgaatttctatcgcattctacccccttaaagaaaacgagttacgccctcgtaactcacctcagggaatagctaaccaaaattctctttcgacgaattctatcctcaaaattcctatttcattaaaactattaactttagacttttcacaacatatgacgaaacaaaagaacaagttaCCACGAATTAcataatgcttaacttgcgtggagttaatagaaaagtaccagaatctatattggcagatcgttcatcctcattctgattcatcatgtacaattTTCCTGGAGTtttattcgggttgttgttatcatttgcaggcttattatagttcttttgattgttttgtgcccctccaggctttgaattttgagctccagactggttaaacttcacttggtttccacctccattactattttgttcctttctgtgcttagtgaagcactcatactctctatgcccccttttctgacaatagttgcaggtcactaattctcctttgcagttcttaccagggtgattgttactgcacatcttgcaatgatgcactctctcagatgagttcgagttgttgtggtgcccctgattgtttcctccttggaaatttccatttccattcccatttccgtttctattccttttaaagttttcttggttacccccagcattaaaatcttttctcttttccccaattaccacagttttcttttcccttctagactgtagaccataaatatgagcagctctcccatacactatgtctaaggaagtaaaagtttctccacctaatcccagttgaatttcatccgtcagcccttgctcaaacctttgagcctttagctcctcagtagctaccacttcaggtgcaaacctcgataaagctataaacttgctatagtattcagcaatagtcatattccccatcctaaggttgataaactcctgcgctttctgctttctcataaaaggaggataaaacttctccctcaaggcaacaataaatgaatcccaattgaatccctcaacagcacttagtctatttccattttctttccaccataaatcggcttcatcttttagatataggacagcttgacttactctcatactcccagggcaactcacagcctcaaatagtttctcaaactccctaatccagttttccaggaaggtaGGGTCTGCTTGTCCCTTGAAATACGGCggcttaaccttagaaagtctttcaaacatttcccctgcagaatcggggcgttcagttctctcctgggttagcttttccgccaagaggcgaatcgcagcagctagatcattgttgttggccattctagaacgcgacctgcaattagtatactctatTTTAGGTTTGAAACACCACTTATAcattatcccatacaatttaatacttgaattgaccataaaggtcgcctcaaccaacaatgttcacattgatacacatcatttacgaaggcacgaaAATCGTTTatgaaggtgcaacgatcgtctacaagaaGCAATAATCATTggaaaataatcatcctcaataattcgCGAAAGACATTTACGCACtacacataaggcataacattttgaatcatattggtcatgagggtctagattggccctcacttcctttatgtactcatcatttaatattattgtggcaattaaattgatccacaattcacattgagtatgcaaacaattaatccatgacgtactacctagaggttggagtattatggaatcctcaaaatagaataaagaacacttccttgaaaactttaacttttattgctaactccatagaggtttattacatccttgaaaataataaagaacatttcaaacttcaataaacttaaaccttaaacagttgtagatttgctacttattctttaaaacataaaagagctaattaactatttatgacttcaaaatatttgtggcctcttgcctatccattgcccTTGAAAtttgcggagtgaaatttagatctcaagatcatcgaactctttttcagggtcttcatcggggtcttcctcagggtttgcatcttcacccatgtcttcattttgattaggctcacttgccatctcctgttcactttcgagctctgcatccgaatcactagagatctcaatggttggctcatgagccgctgggttaggattctctgcctcaacacctacattctcattctccacagctacatcatttttcTCTAGGTTATTATTTACAAtaattcccataggttcttctgtaactgaatccccaacatgactccctacgattttaccgtctctaaacccactttctgccgcttcaataatggtggtcagaatttctgaatcatatttccatctaccatcccaagtcccatacttagtcaagtttggagttccattatcagaatgcatgtctttaaacttttccttgagttctaggtatggaaatttgttaggtaagcaattaatgatagtggctgctatgatatcctttctcattaagataggttgcccttgaaccttagcataatattcacatccaaacacaattttcttcacataaatatctggggtttctatatcaagtttctcgaaggatcctatattggtatacttggaaagaaacatttcattcctgaaataaacgattcaaggtctcactaacgattttccagccaaaacataaacaaggttcaataatcaataagtttggtggaatcaaacaattctttatgcacatttaaatgtaacattaaacaattagcacatgcacatacataacaatcaatttcttatcattgactagctagtaatgcacatataattctatcttatatgcccttcttatactatcCATCtttcataaactaaagcattagaatcatttatataacgaaataaaagaacgaaaatataataaaattataacgtagagtaataacataaataaaaatataacataagtaaaatgaaataagttaagaaaatgcgtagcgaataaattcgagaataaagtta
This genomic stretch from Spinacia oleracea cultivar Varoflay chromosome 3, BTI_SOV_V1, whole genome shotgun sequence harbors:
- the LOC110790294 gene encoding uncharacterized protein: MAGISYMNMIWQLANVVSVLEKSRGFKALKRSKELIKGKMGTSFAMVLVILLCTIPNAVLVQKLAGFGTIESVCLEIFIAFWGTLITLYALVVQTVFYFVCKSYHRENIDKSSLADHLDEYPEEYVPLKTRPYM